One Thermoplasma volcanium GSS1 genomic window carries:
- a CDS encoding glycoside hydrolase family 31 protein, whose translation MQLLEEIDGFLKTFGDGMLKDRISYSLTRDRYDSIYYKKLNMKKIGRFLSAEKSNKYVYFHFENYDLKVEARGDGVFKFSWTDGPKLPVENIEFDDLQLHDNTVSVGNYSISLDENGLYLKDQDGKLIYQGYIPDFNEVLSQSLRIFGDDLFSGLGEKAGPINLRGHVYRLWNHDAKGSYGPDSDPLYLNIPVLLHLHDDVSYLIFFENAGDATVDIGFSREDKVTFYFKSKPMVYYVITGDIKSIYSKFSEITGKPYRPPYWAFGFQQSRYSYMSSAEVRSIVDRFNELGIPLSAIYLDIDYMDEFKVFTFNSDRFWDVKDLTKYLGERGVRLITIMEPNVKMEPGYTIYDEAVKNGYFIKYPDGNIFYAPVWPLMAAFPDFSRNDVREWWGKKYDFMKKNGVSGFWHDMNEPAIFVAWGDNSMALSAAQSNGSHSEVHNLFGYYMDKAAYDHLSKTERPFILSRSGWAGISRYAWIWTGDTETSWKEMKQNLLTILHMSASGISLTGCDIGGFVGSPDAELFIRWLQSAIFYPLFRVHSNKKSKRREPWEFGEKYLGIIRDIIKLRHSFLPQIYSEAISSSITGIPMIRPVYWYSSNPDMLLVDDEYLFGDSILVAPIFSEHSTSRIVKLPPGLWYNLYSDEKVFGEIKVEAPLNMIPIYIRSGSIIARDEGKLILHVFHSEEGESAKIYIDAGGEDSELDISVSKDGKINIHRGSSIKAVTIKFHGVYVKGITINGNTKYIEDNLFEIEEGVNELQLIFQ comes from the coding sequence ATGCAACTTCTCGAAGAAATTGATGGGTTCTTAAAAACATTTGGAGACGGAATGCTGAAGGATAGGATTAGCTATTCCCTTACTAGAGATAGATACGACTCTATTTATTATAAAAAATTAAATATGAAAAAAATAGGTCGATTTCTATCTGCAGAAAAATCGAATAAATATGTATACTTCCACTTTGAAAATTATGACCTTAAGGTAGAGGCAAGGGGCGACGGCGTCTTTAAGTTTTCCTGGACAGACGGCCCGAAACTTCCCGTGGAGAACATAGAATTTGATGATCTGCAGCTGCACGATAATACGGTGTCTGTAGGAAATTATTCCATCTCACTTGATGAGAATGGATTGTATCTGAAAGATCAAGACGGAAAGTTGATTTATCAGGGGTATATTCCAGATTTCAACGAAGTCCTGTCTCAGAGCCTGAGAATATTCGGTGACGATCTATTTTCTGGCCTAGGCGAGAAGGCTGGACCAATAAACCTAAGAGGTCACGTTTATAGACTCTGGAACCACGATGCAAAAGGATCATACGGGCCAGATTCTGATCCATTATACCTAAATATACCCGTTCTGCTCCACTTGCATGATGATGTTTCGTACCTAATCTTTTTCGAGAATGCAGGAGATGCAACCGTAGATATAGGGTTCTCAAGAGAAGATAAAGTGACGTTTTATTTCAAATCGAAGCCCATGGTATATTATGTTATAACAGGGGATATAAAATCGATATATTCTAAGTTCTCAGAAATCACTGGAAAACCGTACAGGCCGCCATACTGGGCTTTCGGGTTTCAGCAGTCAAGGTATAGCTATATGAGCTCTGCAGAGGTAAGGTCTATAGTAGATAGGTTTAATGAGCTTGGTATACCCCTGTCTGCAATATATTTGGACATAGATTACATGGATGAATTCAAGGTTTTCACCTTTAATTCCGATAGATTCTGGGACGTGAAAGATCTAACGAAATACTTGGGAGAAAGGGGAGTCCGTCTGATAACGATAATGGAACCAAACGTCAAGATGGAACCAGGATACACAATATATGACGAAGCTGTTAAAAATGGTTATTTCATAAAATACCCTGACGGAAATATATTCTATGCACCCGTTTGGCCGTTGATGGCAGCTTTTCCTGATTTTTCTCGCAATGATGTAAGGGAGTGGTGGGGAAAAAAATACGACTTCATGAAAAAGAACGGTGTATCCGGATTTTGGCACGACATGAACGAGCCTGCCATATTCGTGGCCTGGGGTGACAACAGTATGGCACTATCAGCGGCGCAATCTAATGGCTCTCACAGCGAAGTCCATAATCTCTTCGGTTACTATATGGATAAGGCCGCGTATGACCACTTATCCAAAACGGAAAGACCATTCATACTTTCACGATCCGGTTGGGCTGGAATAAGCAGGTACGCATGGATTTGGACCGGTGATACTGAAACCAGCTGGAAAGAGATGAAGCAAAACCTGCTTACTATACTTCACATGTCAGCTTCTGGAATTTCACTAACTGGCTGCGATATTGGTGGTTTTGTTGGATCTCCTGACGCTGAACTATTTATTAGATGGCTGCAGTCAGCGATTTTTTACCCGTTATTCCGCGTTCATTCCAATAAAAAGTCAAAGAGGAGAGAACCGTGGGAGTTTGGAGAAAAGTACTTGGGAATAATCAGAGACATAATTAAACTTAGGCACTCATTCCTCCCCCAGATATACAGTGAGGCTATATCTTCATCCATTACTGGGATACCTATGATCAGACCAGTATACTGGTATAGTAGCAATCCGGATATGCTTCTTGTCGATGATGAATATCTCTTTGGCGATTCCATACTTGTAGCACCTATTTTTTCAGAGCATTCAACTTCGAGGATAGTTAAGCTTCCACCCGGATTATGGTATAACCTATACAGTGATGAAAAGGTATTTGGTGAAATTAAGGTAGAAGCGCCTCTTAACATGATACCTATATACATTAGATCCGGATCAATAATAGCAAGGGATGAGGGGAAATTAATCCTGCACGTATTCCATTCCGAAGAGGGAGAATCTGCAAAAATTTACATAGATGCTGGAGGAGAAGACTCAGAACTCGATATTTCTGTATCAAAAGACGGAAAAATAAATATACATCGTGGAAGTAGCATCAAAGCGGTTACAATTAAATTCCACGGAGTTTACGTTAAGGGCATTACTATAA
- a CDS encoding DEAD/DEAH box helicase: MKGFEEFNLRNELIESIRGTGYSEPTEVQSMAIPIALAGSDLVVRSKTGSGKTAAYLIPIINNTAKEKGIRALILLPTRELAVQVAKVSEALGKRSGIRTVVVYGGVSINKQIELILRGANIIVGTPGRTLDLIDRGILNFDKVSYFVLDEADEMLDMGFIEDIKKIINVLPVERQSFLFSATIPSEIIELAKGFMHNEEILFLSKDEVTVNGIDHNYAVSRRERKLRTLFSYIDKYKPEKSIIFSRTKAGANMIYEALINHGQDAVIMHGDLTQAQREKALYRFKNFGRFLVATNVAARGLDIGGISDIINYDVPDDPRVYVHRVGRTARMGAAGRAFTIVEDREIGSIDMIRHEARVKMKEIHLETTRKNF; encoded by the coding sequence ATGAAAGGGTTCGAAGAATTTAATTTAAGGAATGAATTGATTGAAAGTATAAGGGGCACGGGTTATAGTGAGCCGACTGAGGTTCAGTCTATGGCAATACCGATTGCTCTTGCAGGCTCTGACTTAGTTGTTAGGTCAAAGACAGGCTCTGGAAAGACGGCTGCTTATTTGATACCTATAATAAACAACACAGCAAAGGAAAAGGGAATAAGAGCTCTTATTCTTCTACCAACAAGGGAGCTGGCGGTTCAAGTTGCAAAGGTTTCTGAGGCTTTAGGCAAAAGATCTGGAATAAGGACTGTTGTTGTATACGGTGGAGTATCAATCAATAAACAAATTGAACTGATATTGCGCGGCGCTAATATAATAGTCGGTACACCTGGTAGAACTCTTGATCTTATAGATAGGGGGATCTTAAATTTTGATAAGGTCTCCTATTTTGTTCTTGACGAAGCTGATGAAATGCTTGACATGGGATTTATAGAGGATATTAAGAAGATAATAAATGTACTCCCAGTTGAAAGGCAGTCATTTCTTTTCTCTGCAACGATACCATCAGAAATAATCGAACTGGCAAAGGGCTTTATGCATAATGAAGAAATATTATTTTTATCAAAGGATGAGGTAACGGTAAATGGCATAGATCATAATTACGCAGTAAGCAGGAGGGAAAGAAAGCTCCGTACACTATTCTCCTACATCGATAAATACAAGCCTGAAAAGTCAATAATATTCTCTAGAACTAAGGCAGGCGCCAACATGATATATGAAGCGCTGATTAATCACGGGCAAGATGCCGTAATAATGCACGGAGACTTGACTCAAGCCCAGAGAGAAAAAGCGCTTTACAGGTTCAAAAACTTTGGCAGGTTTCTCGTTGCCACTAACGTTGCCGCAAGAGGCTTAGATATTGGTGGAATTTCAGATATTATAAATTATGATGTCCCAGACGACCCTAGGGTTTACGTACATCGCGTTGGCAGGACTGCTAGAATGGGTGCAGCAGGTAGAGCGTTTACTATAGTCGAAGACAGGGAGATTGGCAGTATAGACATGATTAGACATGAAGCTAGGGTAAAAATGAAGGAAATACATCTTGAAACAACTAGAAAAAATTTTTAG
- a CDS encoding acetyl-CoA C-acetyltransferase, with translation MENENVYLVDFKRTAFSRSRPNDPERDVFNSLRMDEAMAKLINIVIDETGIRPEEINDVITGCALQQDENWTYGGRHPILLANLPDNVPGMALDRACSSSLNAITIGAMEIMTGNADIVMAGGYEHMTHVPMSNSPFLKPNVKLLVRPEYMHYDMNTGYSMGLTAEKLASLHHIGREEMDQYALRSHQLASKALDDGYFKGEIVPMEVEIGGETKIIDSDQSIRKNTSLEEMQKLRPAFKDDGVITAGNSSPLNAGASLTLLMSEKKVKEYGLKPLSRIVSFGWAGVDPSIMGEGPVPATQKALAKAGMKVEDIDYWEINEAFAVVVLNAMKELGIEENKVNIHGGGISIGHPLGATGARIAGTLSRILNEKQAEYGVATLCVGGGQGYSVIFERY, from the coding sequence ATGGAAAACGAAAATGTCTATTTGGTTGACTTTAAGCGCACAGCCTTTTCGCGCTCCAGGCCTAATGATCCGGAGAGGGATGTCTTTAATTCCTTAAGAATGGACGAAGCAATGGCAAAATTGATAAATATAGTGATCGATGAAACTGGTATAAGACCGGAAGAAATCAATGATGTAATCACAGGATGCGCCCTGCAACAGGATGAGAATTGGACTTATGGCGGAAGGCATCCAATTCTACTAGCCAACCTCCCTGACAATGTTCCTGGAATGGCACTTGACAGAGCATGCTCTTCATCATTGAACGCCATAACAATTGGTGCTATGGAGATAATGACCGGAAATGCAGATATCGTTATGGCTGGCGGATACGAACATATGACCCACGTACCGATGAGCAACAGTCCGTTTCTGAAGCCAAATGTTAAGCTACTTGTCAGGCCAGAATATATGCACTACGATATGAATACGGGTTATTCTATGGGGCTTACTGCTGAAAAACTCGCTTCGCTCCACCACATTGGAAGGGAAGAAATGGATCAGTATGCCCTTAGGAGCCATCAGCTGGCATCTAAGGCCTTGGACGATGGATACTTCAAAGGGGAGATCGTTCCAATGGAAGTCGAGATAGGAGGAGAGACAAAGATAATCGATTCGGATCAGAGTATAAGGAAGAACACGTCGCTAGAGGAGATGCAGAAACTTAGACCTGCATTCAAGGACGATGGTGTAATTACTGCCGGGAATTCTTCCCCGTTAAATGCAGGTGCATCCTTAACACTGCTCATGTCGGAGAAGAAGGTGAAAGAATATGGCCTTAAACCTCTCTCGCGTATAGTGTCATTCGGCTGGGCTGGAGTAGATCCCAGCATAATGGGTGAAGGCCCAGTCCCAGCTACTCAAAAGGCACTTGCCAAGGCAGGAATGAAAGTAGAGGACATAGATTACTGGGAGATCAATGAAGCCTTCGCAGTAGTCGTCCTAAATGCAATGAAGGAGCTCGGAATAGAAGAAAACAAGGTAAACATTCATGGTGGGGGTATATCGATAGGCCATCCGCTTGGTGCAACCGGAGCTAGGATAGCCGGAACGCTGTCTAGAATATTGAACGAAAAGCAAGCTGAGTATGGAGTTGCTACGCTCTGTGTTGGAGGGGGGCAAGGATACTCGGTGATTTTTGAGAGGTATTAA
- a CDS encoding acyl-CoA dehydrogenase family protein: protein MNFELDENLLNFRKKIEEFAKREFTEDLASKYDEQEHYPEDVFTKMMSEGIFDYTNPWNILMATEALCKYDAGMGISMLVPFFGNEVIALFGNDEQKKKYLSRVFAGKAKMGLAVTEPGGGSDVANIKTTAVKEGDHYVLNGSKMFITNGDIADFFVLLARTSQEKKKHHGMSVFIVERDFEGFRSNKIKGKLGVRATDTAELTLENVKVPEENLVGEPGRGFYYIMTFFDISRAYVAAQALGIAEGILERTLSILQKDGPLTSQPERVQFTIADMATRIEATKLLTYEAASYIFNFNPNPAVTSMAKAYAAETAVYVSRKAMEVTGIDGLTSSIERSFRDAKIMEIWEGTSEIEKLVIARMLKTGDVQ, encoded by the coding sequence ATGAATTTTGAACTTGATGAAAACCTATTAAACTTTAGGAAAAAGATAGAAGAGTTTGCGAAAAGAGAATTTACCGAAGATTTAGCTTCGAAATACGATGAGCAAGAACACTACCCAGAAGATGTCTTTACGAAGATGATGTCCGAAGGAATTTTTGATTACACGAATCCCTGGAACATACTTATGGCGACAGAAGCTTTATGCAAGTACGATGCTGGCATGGGAATATCTATGCTCGTACCATTCTTCGGAAATGAGGTAATTGCACTTTTTGGCAATGATGAACAGAAGAAAAAGTACTTGAGCAGAGTTTTTGCTGGGAAAGCAAAAATGGGCCTAGCTGTTACAGAGCCAGGTGGTGGCAGCGATGTAGCAAACATAAAAACTACCGCTGTAAAAGAGGGAGATCATTATGTACTAAATGGATCAAAGATGTTTATTACAAACGGAGACATAGCGGATTTCTTTGTTCTCCTTGCAAGGACGTCTCAGGAAAAAAAGAAACACCACGGTATGAGTGTATTTATAGTAGAGAGGGACTTTGAAGGCTTTAGATCTAACAAGATAAAGGGTAAACTCGGAGTTAGAGCAACTGATACCGCTGAGCTCACATTGGAAAATGTAAAGGTACCTGAGGAGAACCTGGTTGGTGAACCTGGCAGAGGCTTTTACTATATAATGACGTTCTTTGACATAAGCAGGGCCTATGTTGCTGCACAAGCTCTCGGCATCGCCGAGGGAATACTCGAAAGAACTTTATCCATACTACAGAAGGATGGCCCGCTGACATCTCAGCCTGAAAGAGTGCAGTTTACTATAGCAGATATGGCCACTAGGATTGAGGCAACAAAACTTTTAACTTATGAGGCTGCATCTTACATATTTAACTTCAACCCAAACCCTGCTGTGACGAGCATGGCGAAGGCATACGCCGCCGAAACAGCCGTTTACGTATCAAGAAAGGCTATGGAGGTAACGGGAATCGACGGCCTTACATCTAGCATTGAGAGATCGTTTAGGGATGCTAAAATAATGGAGATATGGGAAGGCACGAGCGAAATAGAAAAGCTTGTAATAGCCAGAATGCTTAAAACAGGTGATGTCCAGTGA
- a CDS encoding acyl-CoA dehydrogenase family protein, producing the protein MEEYEILRNTVREFANKEIENISKDIEIKGIPDTLVLKLGAQGFLAATAPQEKGGSGLDELGYIIVLEELSRVSPSVAMKVFLTNFYLQLNPDDDVNYIASGKKRVSVAFPDYYARGKSGKVEVSAGKINATKENVINANVEAIALTDGKDVYAVSKE; encoded by the coding sequence ATGGAAGAGTACGAAATATTACGTAACACTGTTAGAGAGTTCGCCAATAAAGAGATAGAAAACATTTCGAAGGATATCGAGATAAAAGGCATACCTGATACACTTGTCCTCAAACTCGGCGCCCAGGGTTTCCTTGCTGCAACTGCTCCTCAGGAAAAAGGCGGTTCAGGCTTAGACGAATTAGGTTACATAATAGTGCTTGAGGAGCTCTCTAGAGTTTCGCCGTCAGTAGCTATGAAGGTTTTCCTGACCAACTTCTATCTACAGCTAAATCCGGATGACGATGTGAATTATATCGCTTCCGGAAAGAAGAGGGTATCAGTAGCATTCCCAGACTATTATGCCAGGGGAAAATCTGGCAAGGTTGAAGTCTCAGCAGGCAAGATAAATGCTACCAAGGAAAACGTAATAAATGCAAATGTCGAAGCAATAGCATTGACGGATGGTAAAGATGTTTACGCTGTAAGCAAGGAATAA
- a CDS encoding acyl-CoA dehydrogenase family protein — MGIRGLDLSDLFVSGASYKRLGSEEMMRSTFQKLDREIAAIFLGLSDGTISKAIEYSKVRTAFDHPLKDYSPIFDDLVSLKMEIDVLRFYLYGSGDEYSRALIKIKAKDLSLRATRVSLQTHGGYGYIHDFGIEKYYRDAMALSVYFGQDKYENMVLSDHIFGEAGGII, encoded by the coding sequence ATGGGCATACGTGGCCTTGATCTTTCGGACTTATTCGTGTCTGGTGCTTCATACAAAAGGCTTGGCTCAGAGGAAATGATGAGATCCACATTCCAGAAGCTCGATAGAGAGATAGCTGCAATTTTCCTTGGCTTGTCCGATGGTACCATATCTAAGGCTATAGAATATTCAAAGGTAAGGACTGCATTTGATCATCCCCTGAAAGATTATTCACCTATATTCGACGACCTAGTTTCCTTGAAGATGGAGATCGATGTGCTTAGGTTCTATCTTTATGGATCGGGTGACGAGTATTCAAGAGCACTCATAAAGATCAAGGCAAAAGATCTGTCTCTTAGAGCCACTAGGGTCTCCCTTCAGACTCATGGCGGCTATGGATACATACACGACTTCGGGATAGAAAAATACTATAGGGATGCTATGGCACTTTCAGTCTATTTCGGCCAGGACAAGTACGAAAATATGGTACTATCAGATCACATCTTCGGAGAGGCAGGGGGCATAATCTGA
- a CDS encoding PaaI family thioesterase: protein MFDGSDLKNLFSLDGFLKTIQFEPEYIREGEISIIVPLRNNLLRIGEIMNGGAVMAISDAIGGLSAMTYPGIVNQVTVSFNTEFMRPIAKGPVRFISRVDRIGKSIAYVEVLVYDGENLLSSKSTGVYFLYRS, encoded by the coding sequence ATGTTTGACGGCTCTGACCTTAAAAATCTTTTCAGTCTTGACGGCTTCTTAAAAACAATTCAATTTGAACCGGAGTACATAAGAGAGGGGGAAATTTCCATAATCGTCCCGCTACGCAATAACCTGCTCAGAATAGGTGAAATAATGAATGGTGGAGCAGTTATGGCTATTTCCGATGCAATCGGTGGGCTGTCAGCCATGACTTATCCAGGCATAGTAAATCAGGTAACGGTGAGTTTCAACACAGAGTTCATGAGACCCATAGCAAAGGGTCCCGTAAGGTTCATTTCAAGAGTTGATAGGATTGGAAAAAGCATCGCATACGTGGAAGTATTGGTCTATGATGGGGAAAACTTGCTCTCCTCAAAATCGACAGGAGTATACTTCCTGTACAGGTCTTAG
- a CDS encoding fatty acid--CoA ligase → MNGDYQLTIDKMLESGVSSNPNQIINYSGKKTFTYKEFRERVYRLAKALISIGVKKGDTVAVIDWDTYVYLEAYFAVPMIGAVLHTVNVRYPQDLIYYTMDHAEDKYVIVRDEFVPILSKNKEAFYFIKGWIIYSEYGNVPDELSPKYIYDELMSKNYDIELPEISENDLATTFYTSGTTGIPKGVQFTHRQIVLHAISSGLALSDRPISLTADDVIMPLVPMFHVHAWGVPYMTIMSGRQYVLPGRYDFDHIIDLIAQENITVIAMVPSILYMIVTNPNVGKIAGRKIRAIIGGGALPEGLQKAAEKLGIMAISGYGLSETAPILTLATYNSDVKKLPLEEQKKYHLKTGIPIPLVQLRVIDDKWNDVPRDEKTIGEIVVRAPWLTSVYVKNKEGTEALWKGGWMHTGDLAVMDKFGYIKIVDREKDAVKSGGEFIPSLILEDAISACPGVVENAVVGKPHEKWGERPVAFYTGTAKPEEIRKCLEDIVRQGRIAKFWIPDDFINVKEFVKTSTGKIDKKVLREMLKK, encoded by the coding sequence ATGAATGGCGATTACCAGCTGACAATAGACAAGATGTTAGAGAGCGGAGTCTCTTCGAATCCAAATCAGATAATAAATTATAGCGGCAAAAAAACTTTTACTTATAAAGAGTTCAGAGAGAGGGTTTACAGGCTCGCAAAAGCATTAATTTCCATAGGGGTTAAGAAGGGAGACACGGTAGCAGTCATAGACTGGGATACATACGTATACTTGGAGGCCTACTTTGCTGTTCCAATGATAGGGGCGGTACTGCATACGGTTAACGTTAGGTATCCTCAAGATCTTATATACTACACAATGGATCACGCCGAGGATAAGTATGTTATAGTAAGGGACGAATTTGTCCCTATTCTCTCAAAGAATAAGGAGGCTTTCTACTTCATAAAGGGCTGGATTATATATTCCGAATACGGGAATGTCCCAGACGAACTTTCTCCAAAGTACATCTATGATGAGTTGATGTCGAAAAACTACGATATCGAACTTCCAGAAATATCGGAAAACGATCTAGCAACGACCTTCTACACATCCGGAACTACTGGAATTCCAAAAGGTGTACAGTTTACACACAGGCAGATAGTTTTGCACGCAATATCATCCGGCTTGGCACTATCTGACAGGCCTATTAGCCTGACTGCAGATGACGTCATAATGCCGTTGGTGCCAATGTTTCATGTTCATGCTTGGGGAGTTCCTTATATGACAATAATGAGCGGCCGGCAATATGTCCTTCCTGGTCGTTATGACTTCGATCATATAATAGATCTTATCGCACAAGAAAATATCACGGTGATAGCCATGGTACCTTCGATCCTCTACATGATCGTTACGAATCCAAATGTAGGGAAGATAGCTGGGAGAAAGATAAGAGCGATAATAGGAGGCGGAGCTCTTCCTGAAGGCCTCCAGAAAGCTGCAGAAAAGCTTGGTATAATGGCAATATCTGGTTATGGCCTCTCTGAGACTGCCCCTATACTTACGCTAGCTACATACAACTCTGATGTCAAGAAGCTCCCACTTGAAGAGCAAAAGAAGTATCACCTCAAGACTGGAATACCAATACCGCTTGTACAGCTCCGTGTTATCGATGACAAATGGAACGATGTGCCAAGAGATGAGAAAACCATAGGCGAGATCGTGGTAAGGGCGCCCTGGTTGACGTCTGTGTATGTAAAGAACAAAGAGGGTACTGAAGCTTTGTGGAAGGGCGGCTGGATGCACACAGGTGATTTGGCTGTTATGGATAAGTTTGGATACATTAAGATAGTTGACAGAGAAAAGGATGCGGTAAAGTCTGGCGGGGAGTTTATACCATCACTTATACTAGAAGATGCAATAAGTGCGTGTCCTGGTGTTGTTGAAAACGCTGTCGTTGGAAAGCCCCATGAGAAGTGGGGAGAGAGGCCGGTAGCCTTCTATACAGGTACTGCTAAGCCAGAGGAGATAAGAAAATGCTTGGAAGATATTGTGAGGCAGGGAAGAATTGCAAAATTTTGGATTCCAGACGACTTCATAAACGTAAAAGAATTTGTAAAGACCAGTACTGGCAAAATAGACAAAAAAGTACTCAGGGAAATGTTGAAAAAATAA
- a CDS encoding 3-hydroxyacyl-CoA dehydrogenase/enoyl-CoA hydratase family protein, protein MEISKVTVIGSGIMGHGIAETIALAGYDVNLEDISDDVLAKAKAEIDASLDRLVKSGKLSDKTKVLGRIHYFTSIPESVKDADLVIEAVPEILDIKRQVFAQLDQSTKEDAILATNTSNIRLTEIAEGVKKKGKVVGMHFFNPPVVLKLVEVIRSDYTEDEVFEAVYDFSKKIGKIPIKVYKDTPGFVVNRINAPESLYFCLVLDKGIAKPEEVDRFARSQGLPMGPYELMDYVGIDTVYHSLEYYAKELSPDYAKCQVYNKLYNEKKLGLKTGEGFYKWVNGKAQIPDAQPTKNVELMDIFALEINEAVKIIEEKIVSPEDIEIGVKLGMNRPFGPITVAKGLTNAEIKSKLESLYNKFGVSVFQPAKSISEGRLKSLISEKFEPPVRGQQTEQEKPSIVESSDPVILERNGKIAVLRLNNTKNNLINSAVLDALEQQINDLWHDREINVVVITGNGSVFSAGAQLDSFFSSTFDFLEFSRKGERIFKLLSEMPKITIAEMKGYVLGGGLELSLACDIRVATEDVQIGFPEVTLGLIPGWGGSQKLSKLIGESRASYYVLTAERFDGKRAYEIGLVSRLYKPQEIDAETLKFAKDISERVAPISAALAKRLLLRSANTSLDDGLEMESMAMGTLYGTEDLKEGISAFLSKRKPNYQGK, encoded by the coding sequence TTGGAAATAAGTAAAGTAACCGTGATTGGATCCGGGATAATGGGTCACGGGATTGCGGAAACTATAGCGCTTGCTGGCTATGATGTTAATCTGGAGGATATATCTGATGATGTTCTGGCTAAAGCCAAAGCCGAAATTGATGCAAGTCTTGACCGGCTTGTAAAGTCTGGAAAACTATCAGACAAAACAAAGGTGCTTGGAAGGATACATTACTTCACCAGCATACCTGAATCTGTAAAAGATGCCGATCTCGTCATAGAGGCTGTGCCAGAGATTCTAGATATAAAAAGGCAGGTTTTCGCGCAGTTAGATCAGAGCACTAAAGAGGATGCCATACTTGCTACGAATACTTCGAACATAAGGCTGACAGAGATAGCTGAAGGTGTAAAGAAAAAGGGAAAGGTCGTTGGAATGCATTTCTTCAACCCTCCAGTAGTATTGAAACTGGTAGAAGTAATAAGGAGTGATTATACTGAAGACGAAGTATTTGAAGCAGTTTATGATTTTTCCAAGAAAATTGGAAAGATACCTATAAAGGTTTACAAGGATACCCCAGGATTTGTTGTCAACAGGATAAACGCACCCGAATCACTTTACTTCTGCCTTGTACTTGATAAAGGGATAGCGAAACCTGAGGAAGTAGACAGATTTGCTAGGTCTCAGGGACTTCCTATGGGCCCATACGAGCTAATGGATTACGTTGGCATCGATACTGTATACCATTCCCTAGAATACTACGCGAAGGAACTTTCTCCTGATTATGCTAAATGCCAGGTATACAACAAACTCTACAACGAAAAGAAGCTGGGCCTAAAGACAGGAGAAGGTTTCTACAAGTGGGTTAATGGTAAGGCCCAGATACCAGACGCCCAGCCTACTAAAAACGTTGAGCTTATGGACATATTTGCGCTCGAGATAAATGAGGCTGTGAAAATAATAGAGGAAAAGATCGTCTCGCCTGAAGACATCGAGATAGGCGTCAAGTTGGGTATGAACAGGCCATTCGGCCCCATAACTGTTGCAAAAGGCCTCACAAATGCGGAGATAAAAAGCAAATTAGAATCTCTATACAACAAGTTCGGAGTTTCGGTATTCCAGCCCGCCAAGTCAATATCAGAAGGTAGGCTTAAATCACTCATATCTGAAAAATTTGAGCCCCCAGTGCGAGGACAACAGACTGAACAGGAAAAGCCCTCTATCGTAGAATCATCTGACCCAGTTATTCTTGAAAGGAATGGAAAGATTGCAGTGCTCCGCCTTAACAACACAAAGAACAATCTCATAAACTCGGCTGTCCTAGATGCACTGGAGCAGCAGATAAACGATCTGTGGCATGATAGAGAGATAAATGTCGTCGTAATAACTGGAAATGGATCAGTATTCTCAGCCGGCGCACAGCTTGACTCATTTTTCTCCAGTACCTTCGATTTCCTTGAATTTTCTAGGAAAGGAGAAAGGATCTTCAAGCTTCTGAGTGAGATGCCAAAGATAACAATAGCAGAGATGAAAGGGTACGTGCTTGGTGGTGGCCTGGAACTATCGCTTGCCTGCGATATTCGAGTTGCAACTGAAGACGTGCAGATCGGTTTCCCTGAAGTGACGCTAGGTCTCATACCCGGCTGGGGAGGCTCGCAGAAGCTGTCTAAGCTGATTGGCGAATCTAGGGCGTCTTATTACGTTTTAACTGCTGAGCGCTTTGACGGCAAAAGGGCTTATGAAATCGGGTTAGTATCTAGATTATACAAGCCGCAGGAGATCGATGCTGAAACTTTGAAGTTTGCAAAGGACATATCGGAGAGGGTTGCGCCAATATCTGCCGCTCTTGCTAAGCGTCTGTTGCTTAGAAGCGCCAATACATCCCTTGACGATGGTCTAGAGATGGAATCTATGGCTATGGGAACTCTGTACGGTACAGAAGATCTGAAGGAAGGCATATCCGCATTCCTTTCAAAAAGAAAGCCTAATTATCAGGGAAAATAA